Proteins found in one Candidatus Gastranaerophilales bacterium genomic segment:
- a CDS encoding DUF6273 domain-containing protein, with the protein MKKNLFLLITLACFIFTNMAHADVFSQINNALYTIDRAQNTGNRLKDTIPDSSKNQNQQQNSSNQYQQQYNPNQTNYLPATQYNYNQYQNQGYSQNPNGSYNINATTYGTQQAQPQIQYNQHNPQNDFRYKGNAQTVGDLPLGTIVMDPNSMWNYIKDKNYAGAIQFRMPVFWSVVGYDVYAKDSSLLFARHQVAQYPFNHENKSLTPYPDSDIRRWLRTTFYKHLSPEFKNAIVEVTVENQDLKGNLVKSNENVFLLSIVELVLSDRKNNGNGLEYEYLPQELTCKSLSKLYNEKLIEIEAPSYWTRTINSPKAISAGFKYDAFVVNRNGVIDTWPADFNYSVRPAVNIKSTTKVTGPYAMDLNGKQLIYYTLIF; encoded by the coding sequence ATGAAAAAGAATTTATTTTTACTGATTACATTAGCATGTTTTATTTTTACTAACATGGCACACGCAGACGTATTCAGCCAGATTAACAATGCACTCTATACTATAGACAGAGCGCAAAATACAGGAAATCGTTTAAAAGATACTATTCCTGATTCGTCCAAAAATCAAAATCAACAACAAAACTCCTCTAACCAATATCAACAGCAATATAACCCTAATCAAACCAATTATTTACCAGCTACCCAATATAACTATAATCAATACCAAAATCAGGGATATTCTCAAAACCCCAACGGCAGTTATAATATAAATGCTACAACTTACGGAACCCAGCAAGCGCAGCCTCAAATTCAGTACAATCAACATAATCCTCAAAATGATTTCAGGTACAAAGGAAACGCTCAAACTGTCGGCGATTTACCGCTGGGAACCATAGTCATGGACCCTAATTCTATGTGGAATTACATTAAAGATAAAAATTATGCGGGGGCCATTCAATTTAGAATGCCTGTTTTTTGGAGTGTTGTAGGCTATGATGTATATGCAAAAGACTCTTCTTTGCTGTTTGCGAGACATCAGGTTGCCCAATACCCTTTTAATCATGAAAATAAATCTCTTACGCCTTATCCTGATTCAGATATAAGGAGATGGCTAAGAACAACATTCTACAAGCATTTATCACCTGAATTCAAAAATGCAATTGTAGAAGTAACCGTAGAAAATCAGGATTTAAAAGGAAATCTTGTCAAAAGCAATGAAAATGTATTTTTACTTTCCATAGTAGAACTCGTTTTATCCGACAGAAAAAATAACGGAAATGGGCTTGAATATGAATACCTGCCCCAAGAATTAACCTGTAAATCTCTAAGCAAACTTTATAACGAAAAACTCATAGAAATTGAAGCTCCCTCTTATTGGACAAGAACCATTAACAGCCCTAAAGCAATTTCGGCAGGGTTCAAATATGATGCCTTTGTAGTAAATCGAAATGGAGTAATTGATACTTGGCCTGCAGATTTCAATTATTCAGTCAGGCCTGCAGTCAATATAAAATCAACAACAAAGGTTACAGGACCTTATGCTATGGACCTTAACGGGAAGCAATTAATTTACTATACACTAATATTTTAA
- a CDS encoding zf-TFIIB domain-containing protein: MDCPNCQNTMISKKKDYVEIDFCESCEGLWLDLYEYDDIKKILKIQTKTDEPYFMPSVRSNENPKKCPVCDRVMEKLQITEGILLDRCPAQHGVWFDKGELSKFFNENIEEFLS, from the coding sequence ATGGATTGTCCTAACTGTCAAAATACAATGATAAGCAAGAAAAAAGATTATGTAGAAATAGATTTTTGCGAAAGCTGCGAGGGGCTTTGGCTTGATTTATACGAATATGATGACATAAAGAAAATTCTTAAAATTCAAACAAAAACCGATGAACCCTATTTTATGCCCTCGGTAAGGAGTAATGAAAATCCTAAAAAATGCCCTGTTTGCGACAGAGTAATGGAAAAACTCCAAATCACGGAAGGTATTTTACTCGACCGATGCCCTGCACAACACGGTGTCTGGTTTGATAAAGGCGAACTGTCAAAATTTTTCAACGAAAATATTGAAGAATTTTTAAGTTAA